CGCCGGAAGCCCGCCACGGCAGGCCACACCCCCGGACCTGTAAGGTCAGCGAAAGACCAACAGACTATACTGACCAGATATGCCCGTCTTCGAATACCGCGTGCGTGACCGCTCCGGCAAGGTGCTGAAATCCCAGATGGAAGCCGAGACGGCGAACCAGGTCCGGGACGCCCTGCGCGCCAAGAACCTGATGATCGTCGAGATCAAGGCCCCCAAAACGGGCATGAACGCCGACATCAGCATTCCCTTCCTGGATAACAAACCGCCGAGCCTCAAACAGGTCGCCATTTTCAGCAAGCAGCTCGCCACGCTGATCAACGCCGGGGTGCCGCTGGTGCAGTCCCTGGCGATCCTGCAGAAACAGATCGAGCACAAGGGCTTCCAGAAAGTCGTGAAGAACATGCGCACCGACGTGGAATCCGGCACGCCGCTCAGCGAGACGCTGGTCAAGTACCCCAAGATCTTCAACCGCCTGTACGTGAACCTCGTCCGCGCCGGCGAGACCAGCGGCACACTCGATTCGGTCCTGGAACGCATCGCGGACTTTCAGGAAAAGGAACTGGCCCTGCGCGGCAAGATCAAGAGTGCGCTGACCTACCCGGTCGTGGTGCTGGTGTTTGCCATCCTGATCACGTACTTCCTGCTGACGACCATCGTGCCGCAGTTCGCAGGCATCCTCGCTCAGATGAATGCACCCCTGCCGTTCATCACGCGCATGCTGATGGCCGTCTCGGACTTCCTTCAGAATTCGATCCTGATTCTGGTTGCGATCGGTGCCATCATCACCTTCGCTTACCGAGCCTACTACAAGACACCTAAGGGCCGTACAGTCATTGATGACATCAAACTGCGGCTCCCGGTCTTCGGGAACCTAACGCAGAAAAGTGCCATCGCCTCGTTCGCACGCACCTTCGGCCTGCTGATCAGCAGCGGCGTGAACATCATCGAGAGCCTCGAAATCACCAAAGGCACCGCCAACAATGCCATCGTCGAGGAAAGCATCGAGAACGCCAAGAACGTCGTGATGGTCGGTGAGCAGATGAGTTCCAGTCTGGCGACCAGCAAGGTCTTCCCGCCCATGGTTGTCAGCATGATCTCCATCGGTGAGGAAACCGGGTCGCTGGACAACATGCTCGGCAAGGTCGGGGACTTCTACGACCGCGAGGTGGATGAGGCCGTTGATAGCATGACGGCCGCCATCGAACCGCTGATGATCGTGTTCCTGGGCGGCATCGTGGGCACCATCGTGGCCGGAATGTTCCTCCCGATGTTCAGCATCATCGGCCAG
This Deinococcus seoulensis DNA region includes the following protein-coding sequences:
- a CDS encoding type II secretion system F family protein; protein product: MPVFEYRVRDRSGKVLKSQMEAETANQVRDALRAKNLMIVEIKAPKTGMNADISIPFLDNKPPSLKQVAIFSKQLATLINAGVPLVQSLAILQKQIEHKGFQKVVKNMRTDVESGTPLSETLVKYPKIFNRLYVNLVRAGETSGTLDSVLERIADFQEKELALRGKIKSALTYPVVVLVFAILITYFLLTTIVPQFAGILAQMNAPLPFITRMLMAVSDFLQNSILILVAIGAIITFAYRAYYKTPKGRTVIDDIKLRLPVFGNLTQKSAIASFARTFGLLISSGVNIIESLEITKGTANNAIVEESIENAKNVVMVGEQMSSSLATSKVFPPMVVSMISIGEETGSLDNMLGKVGDFYDREVDEAVDSMTAAIEPLMIVFLGGIVGTIVAGMFLPMFSIIGQLSQ